The Gossypium raimondii isolate GPD5lz chromosome 2, ASM2569854v1, whole genome shotgun sequence genome segment AGAACTGATTTCACCCATCTCTACAGACCAAGAGGCACTTTGCATTCATCATGGTCTAGTGTGGATTATAGAAAAAAACCTTACAGATTCACCCCCAtccaaaattttgcaaaataaatattcCAACCTAATTGCAACACCTTGGCAAATGTCACTTAATTGGAGCTTCAAACTCTAGAGGGGAAAAATCCCGGAAAAAGATTTAACTACAGCTTTGACAGAACTGATTTCACACACCTCTACAGATCAAGTGGCACTTTGCATTCATCACGGTCTAGtgtgaattatttaaaaaaaaaaaaaaaacttgaactTCCTTAATTCTCTAACAGAATGTTTAGAGCTAATGAGAAGAGCAGCTCAACTAGAAATGGAAACAAATTCCCTTGACTCGGACGAAATGAAGATGAACACAACTAAAGTATTCCAAAAATTGGTTGGTGTCTGCTAGACTGCTAAGAATCCAAATTCAGGATCTCATTGGAtgatggcataattaataaactgatatataaatatacatcaTACATTTGGGAGGATcaaaggaaaaacaaataataagaacaagaacaagaagCATGAACCGAAATGGAATTTGCATATAAAATAGAACATTGCAAGAAGTAgcaaatgaaatagaaatgaaggAAAGTTCCATTAAGCTACTACCAGCCAATTGTAATAGCAAGGGAAATTACCTCTTCTAGTCAACTTCAATagaaatcaaatttcaaaagaacCACATAGAAAAATAGCAAAATAGTAATCGGTTTAAAACGAACTCTAATGGAGGGAAATAAAATCTAGTCAAGCTAAGGGGACCAATAGTAATTAGCCAAAAACTCAGCTTATTTGGTCAATTATTAATGCGTTCAATAAACAGTTTTAAGTGCATGAACAGCgacaatttttcaaaatcaccaaaaaacaaaagaactaaactaaaacaacaaatattaattacatcATGAATCAAATCACAGCAATGGttcaaaaaagagaaaaaaaaaatgaaaccctaaatcctcaCCGTTGATTGGATAGGAGGAGGATCAAGATCCACATATTGTACGGACATCTTAGCGATCTCAGTAACTGCAGCCTCCCTAACTCCAGGCACATCACTGGTTAACTCCTCGTATGCAGCTTCAAACGCCTCTTGCCAAAACCGTGGTAATCTAATCCGACGGCTGTTAGTGTACACATCCCACATGTGCTTCACCACCTTCTCCCTCTCCTCCATTTCCTaacaaacagaaaattaaaacacacacacacacacacatacacaatacatatatttttaattttctttatcctaatgcaaaaaaaaaaaattgaaaagagagaACGTACGAGGACATCTAGATCGTCGTGAATGGGGCTACCAATATCATCGGAAAGACGATTGAGATTACCGGCGGACCAACGGAGAGTAACGGTTCCGGTGAACATAGACCAAAATGCCAGCAACAAAATCGCCGCGAATGCCCAAAACTTATACCGGCCACGACCAAATAAACATGAATCTGAgctttc includes the following:
- the LOC105787549 gene encoding uncharacterized protein LOC105787549, with the translated sequence MKDDDTLPTTTATANLKKESSDSCLFGRGRYKFWAFAAILLLAFWSMFTGTVTLRWSAGNLNRLSDDIGSPIHDDLDVLEMEEREKVVKHMWDVYTNSRRIRLPRFWQEAFEAAYEELTSDVPGVREAAVTEIAKMSVQYVDLDPPPIQSTSVRELSKGLKGRSKVTSRGQ